The following are from one region of the Geoalkalibacter subterraneus genome:
- the trxB gene encoding thioredoxin-disulfide reductase, protein MPQSCDSILQTLILGSGPAGLTAAIYAARSRCCPLVVHGRQPGGQLTTTTVIDNFPGFPEGIDGNELMDRMRRQAERFGTQFAEEEVTRVDLKKTPFRVWVGDQCHQCRTLIIATGASPRMLGLENEWDLYGRGVSVCATCDGFFYKEKEVVIVGGGDTAMEEASFLARFASRVTVVHRRDELRASPPLQKRAMENKKIDFRWDTVVTAIHSDPQTGVTGVRLKNVKSGEEEDFSCHGLFVAIGHNPNTDLFKGQLHMDQDGYILTHDGCRTSIPGVFAAGDVQDPNIRQAITAAGSGCTAAMQAARYLDDLGVE, encoded by the coding sequence ATGCCCCAAAGCTGTGATTCAATTCTGCAGACTCTTATCCTCGGCTCAGGCCCCGCCGGCCTGACCGCCGCCATCTATGCCGCGCGCAGCCGCTGCTGCCCGCTGGTGGTGCACGGACGTCAACCCGGCGGCCAGCTGACCACCACCACGGTCATCGATAATTTTCCCGGCTTCCCCGAGGGCATCGACGGCAATGAGCTGATGGATCGCATGCGGCGCCAGGCGGAGCGCTTCGGGACGCAGTTCGCCGAGGAGGAGGTCACCCGGGTCGACCTGAAGAAAACGCCCTTTCGCGTATGGGTCGGCGACCAATGCCATCAGTGCCGCACCCTGATCATCGCCACCGGTGCCTCGCCGCGCATGCTGGGCCTGGAAAACGAATGGGACCTTTACGGCCGCGGCGTTTCGGTCTGCGCCACCTGCGACGGATTCTTCTACAAGGAGAAAGAAGTGGTGATCGTGGGCGGCGGCGATACCGCCATGGAAGAGGCTTCTTTTCTCGCACGGTTCGCTTCCCGTGTCACGGTCGTCCATCGCCGCGACGAGCTGCGCGCTTCACCGCCGCTGCAGAAAAGAGCCATGGAGAACAAGAAGATCGATTTCCGCTGGGATACGGTGGTTACGGCTATCCACAGCGATCCTCAAACCGGGGTGACCGGCGTGCGCCTGAAAAATGTGAAAAGCGGCGAGGAGGAGGATTTCTCCTGCCACGGCCTGTTTGTCGCCATCGGCCACAACCCCAACACCGACCTGTTCAAGGGGCAGCTGCACATGGACCAGGACGGCTACATCCTCACTCATGACGGATGCCGCACCAGCATCCCCGGTGTTTTTGCCGCCGGCGACGTGCAGGATCCCAACATCCGCCAGGCCATCACTGCCGCCGGCTCCGGCTGTACCGCCGCCATGCAGGCCGCGCGCTACCTGGATGATCTTGGCGTGGAATAA
- the odhB gene encoding 2-oxoglutarate dehydrogenase complex dihydrolipoyllysine-residue succinyltransferase, producing MEIKVPEVGESIYEAQVSTWHKKDGERVEKGDLLCELETDKISLELNADASGTLQIAVGEGETVKVGAVIGTIADEEEGEGEDEKGAAPAKDEKEAAQKEDKNAAAEEAEEKGSAQQKKKAAKNKEKPESESAGKAVPAAESPSKEPEKKERVPEKKQKESAEDQEKKPAPRGSAEQDGRVTRTPMSPIRKRIAERLLAARQQTAMLTTFNEADMSRVMALRKKHQESFQQRHGVKLGLMSFFVKACVEALKSFPEVNASIDGDDILTYHDYHIGIAIGAEKGLVVPVLRSADEMHFAEIEQAIADFAEKVENNKITLADLEGGTFTITNGGVYGSVLSTPIINPPQSAVLGMHAIQDRPVVRDGEIVIRPIMNLALSYDHRLIDGRQAVSFLKRIKDLVEEPEEMLLEL from the coding sequence ATGGAAATCAAAGTCCCCGAAGTCGGTGAATCGATCTATGAAGCGCAGGTTTCCACCTGGCATAAAAAAGACGGAGAGCGGGTGGAGAAAGGCGATCTGCTGTGTGAGCTTGAGACCGACAAGATTTCCCTTGAACTCAACGCCGATGCCTCGGGCACGCTGCAGATTGCCGTGGGCGAGGGGGAGACGGTGAAGGTGGGAGCCGTGATCGGCACCATCGCTGACGAGGAAGAGGGTGAAGGCGAGGATGAAAAAGGCGCCGCCCCTGCGAAAGATGAAAAAGAGGCTGCGCAGAAAGAGGACAAGAACGCTGCCGCAGAAGAGGCGGAGGAAAAGGGCTCCGCTCAGCAGAAAAAGAAGGCTGCCAAAAACAAGGAAAAGCCGGAGTCCGAATCGGCCGGAAAAGCGGTGCCGGCGGCCGAAAGCCCTTCGAAGGAGCCTGAGAAGAAGGAAAGAGTGCCGGAAAAAAAACAAAAGGAGTCGGCTGAAGATCAGGAGAAGAAACCCGCTCCTCGTGGAAGCGCCGAGCAGGATGGACGCGTCACCCGCACGCCTATGTCACCCATTCGCAAGCGCATCGCCGAGCGGTTGCTTGCGGCCCGGCAGCAGACCGCCATGCTGACAACTTTCAACGAAGCGGATATGAGCCGGGTGATGGCCCTGCGCAAAAAACACCAGGAGAGTTTTCAACAGCGTCACGGCGTCAAGCTGGGGCTGATGTCCTTTTTCGTGAAAGCCTGCGTAGAGGCGCTGAAATCCTTTCCCGAAGTCAACGCCAGCATCGACGGAGACGATATACTCACGTATCACGACTACCATATCGGGATTGCCATCGGCGCCGAAAAGGGACTGGTGGTGCCGGTGCTGCGCAGTGCGGATGAGATGCATTTCGCCGAGATCGAGCAGGCCATCGCTGACTTTGCCGAGAAGGTTGAAAACAACAAGATTACCCTGGCCGATCTGGAAGGGGGGACTTTTACCATCACCAACGGCGGCGTGTACGGCTCGGTGCTTTCCACCCCGATTATCAACCCGCCGCAGAGCGCGGTGCTGGGGATGCACGCCATCCAGGACCGCCCGGTCGTGCGCGACGGAGAGATTGTCATCCGCCCCATCATGAACCTGGCTCTCTCCTACGACCACCGCCTCATTGATGGACGCCAGGCGGTGAGCTTCCTCAAACGCATCAAGGACCTGGTGGAAGAACCGGAAGAGATGCTGCTGGAGTTGTAA
- a CDS encoding NINE protein yields MNTLNTHSKLIGYILWIFGFMGAHRFYYGRPISATIYFFTLGLFFIGWIIDLFLIPSMDRSADLRFTPGARDYNIAWVLLTFVGVFGVHRFYLGKWLTGLIYLLTGGLFLVGIIYDYWTLNAQVSEVNSRLGGVNGVVS; encoded by the coding sequence ATGAATACACTGAATACGCACAGCAAGCTTATCGGATACATCCTGTGGATCTTCGGCTTCATGGGGGCCCACCGCTTCTATTACGGCCGCCCCATCAGCGCAACGATCTATTTCTTCACCCTCGGTCTGTTTTTCATCGGCTGGATCATCGACCTGTTTCTGATCCCATCCATGGATCGCTCCGCCGATCTGCGCTTCACCCCCGGGGCGAGAGACTACAACATCGCCTGGGTGCTGCTCACTTTCGTCGGCGTATTCGGCGTTCACCGCTTTTATCTGGGCAAATGGCTGACCGGGTTGATTTATCTACTCACCGGCGGTTTGTTTCTTGTCGGCATCATTTACGATTACTGGACGCTCAACGCCCAGGTCAGTGAGGTGAACAGCCGTTTGGGAGGAGTGAACGGGGTCGTCTCCTGA
- a CDS encoding 6-phosphofructokinase: MANKGTIGILTGGGDVPGLNPAIRAITIRALREGYRVLGIRRGWAGLVELVAEPQADNSSCVQELTRDVVNRAGRTGGTFLHTSRTRPSHLPKDNLPAHLRDKYTEKINDVTPEVLKNIEFLGLDFLIPIGGDDTLSYAQRLHEEGVKVVAIPKTMDNDVPGTDYCIGFSTCVTRTIELTHRLRTSAGSHERYLVIEVFGRYAGFTALLPTMAGAADRCIIPEHNFDIEQLARLLTEDRNKHPSKYAVVLVSEGAKMRHQQDMSFEGEEVDQYGHRKLGGIGDKVSAMLKELSPGFNNGRSINVLNQRLGYLVRSGEPDALDSIVPMAFGNIALDLVLEGTSGRLVSIHNGHYDTVPITTVTGQKKVVDVEKYYNIERLRPKYESFQRQPLFIMTSDL, translated from the coding sequence ATGGCAAACAAAGGAACCATCGGAATTCTCACAGGCGGCGGCGACGTGCCGGGACTCAATCCGGCGATTCGCGCCATTACCATCCGTGCGCTGCGCGAAGGTTACCGGGTTCTGGGAATTCGCCGCGGCTGGGCGGGACTGGTTGAACTGGTAGCAGAGCCGCAGGCCGACAACAGCTCGTGCGTGCAGGAGTTGACCCGCGACGTGGTCAACCGCGCCGGCCGCACCGGCGGCACCTTTCTACACACCTCGCGCACCCGGCCGAGCCATCTGCCGAAAGACAATCTGCCCGCGCACCTGCGGGACAAGTACACGGAAAAGATTAACGACGTCACCCCCGAGGTGCTGAAAAACATCGAATTTCTCGGGCTCGATTTTCTGATCCCCATCGGCGGTGACGACACCCTGAGCTATGCGCAGCGCCTGCACGAGGAAGGGGTCAAAGTGGTCGCCATCCCCAAAACGATGGACAACGACGTGCCGGGCACCGACTACTGCATCGGTTTTTCCACCTGCGTCACCCGCACCATCGAGCTGACCCACCGCCTGCGCACCTCGGCCGGCTCACACGAGCGCTACCTGGTGATCGAGGTCTTTGGGCGCTACGCCGGGTTTACCGCGCTGCTGCCGACCATGGCCGGAGCGGCGGATCGCTGCATCATCCCGGAGCACAACTTCGACATTGAGCAGTTAGCGCGCCTGCTCACCGAGGATCGCAACAAGCATCCGAGCAAATACGCCGTGGTCCTGGTTTCCGAAGGGGCCAAAATGCGCCACCAGCAGGATATGTCGTTCGAGGGGGAGGAGGTCGACCAGTACGGTCACCGCAAGCTGGGAGGGATCGGGGACAAAGTCTCGGCGATGCTCAAGGAACTCTCGCCCGGGTTTAATAACGGCCGCAGCATCAATGTGCTCAACCAGCGCCTCGGCTACCTGGTGCGCAGCGGCGAACCGGACGCACTGGACTCCATCGTTCCCATGGCCTTCGGCAATATCGCCCTCGACCTGGTGCTCGAAGGCACCTCGGGACGGCTGGTCAGCATCCACAACGGCCATTACGACACAGTGCCGATCACGACCGTCACCGGCCAGAAAAAAGTGGTCGACGTGGAGAAGTACTACAATATCGAGCGGCTGCGCCCCAAATACGAATCCTTCCAGCGCCAGCCCCTGTTCATCATGACCAGCGATCTGTAA